The Humulus lupulus chromosome 7, drHumLupu1.1, whole genome shotgun sequence region cttaaacaagtaagggttaccttggccagaaggacccgcggctgctccggattggaccctctcctcgcccatcctctgggcgacctccaaggtcctcttcctattcctcacgagcggaacttcagccgcctcgtcctcctcgtcttcctctgccacgacctcctccacgatgataggtctgttgtcgcggactgggggcggcccccggggcctcttcaggttcagggtctgatttgggaagatcagtttgcagaacaccatcgtctcgtccgtcacgagcacgcgatagtccttctcactggggggcaagcccgccagtgtttcatattggcccccgagggttacagacttctcggtcctcgcgtagatggctgcaagattggctggaatcagaagggagtacgggaggagctaaaataaagtAACACTTGAAAGGCGAGCTAAGATCAGGGATTACTTACaaggacgattgaaatagtggtgGTCGCAGTTCCGGAatccagttgacatgaagaactggtccttgaagtcatttgggtggctgggcagctcgatcaccaccgccgtattgggaaaacgggttaaatagtaaaacccgtcacctcgcccccgctgatccgagCTGGCTTTGaggaaaaataaatataaaatatcagcaggagtagggacctcccactcctgcttcttgaataaatacctcaaccctgccagcagacggtaggagttgggggggggagctgaaaatgggccaaccccacgtagttcaaaAAATCAGCGAAGTATTGatctaggggaaggaaggcccctgccttgaagtgttcaccgctccaggctgcgaacgattcatcgagcggcgtgcagctccgctcgccatccgcggcaggtcgggcaataacggaggctttccccagtggaatgttgtgagtgaggaagagtttgttgatcttcgcctggtcggtcacctttgagacgattctctccgcctcaaagaatgcgtcgggggccacctcgacctccttctccacggccggcccgaagcgggggatcggggagctaggcatcaccgcctttcctttttccaatgttcttctgagggaggttcttttttggagccatctggtcgcctagcgaacaaaagaaaacaatttagaaaaggcgaccccaGCAGAaggaagaagcaattattatttgcacgagctaaggtaagcccagctcgtggagagtggaaccacgcggttcagtgaacacgcgcgtatgcTCCCAatagatcccagattactcggaattcgcgtgtcaggggattcagaatagaatttgccttggggggaaagtttcaataggcagaaaattacaaaaccgcttatgaggcgtgttccctaagctacccggttttgcacccgaaaattcccaaaactcctacccagaaatttgtcCAGAAAAAGCACCCTGAAACCCATACGCTAAAGCGATTTCTTACAACAAAtgtgccctaacctaaaaagggctgtcaccctccatatccacacaacccagaaaacccttgcatgcggctacagtgaattttttttcctaagctacagtagcatgttttcaaagtgaacagggtcGGGAAACTTATAGTGTATGGTTGGGAAGTAGACGAGGgcgttgcgttggtaggagctttGTCGGTGTAGTAgtttccaaagcttcggagaagtccgtgcgcctaagcttcgtgaacgatgaaaatggcagcaacagggttgagggtttcgttcttctgaaatatGGAGAAGGGAGAGaaaatgagatttggaaaattttgaatgaaagggtggcccgtgcgtagggtggccaccccctttttatatacgtgaaggatcacgtgtagaaggctcttgggtggccctggtgagggatccgaggccttccactcgaaatacgaaacgatggctgggcataggctaggccattaaatgcggttctcgtaagacgtaccgtcaccacccacgacgttccacgtatcagacgcctgcgtaaagagtggaatgcgaagagtttttgggaaagtctaaaagcccctactgtggtcttatatacgacgtcatgtaccacgagcaggagcttggggggcagatgtacgccctggttttcccacgggctgattagcaggccgagctacggactaatcacgattagcccattaacatccccaagaccggagctcccgtttcgaggtcgtaccttattagctcgagcaatccctgaggactcgccaaggttgcccaggactgggggaaggaatccgaaggccgaaggtcgggtcaggggagcagctcgtggCACGGGCTATGCatggagctctgaccctctgtaaagtcaacacacgcaagataaacgtgcatatatctgacatcacgtgtcccaTATctccttgacttctcggacacgcagcaggaacgtgcgtgttcagatatccacggctgggttgggccgtgcgacccattatctccttacctatcgatttgaccatacgtatgtgtcaggtttagaaattaatcatgaatgtcacagagttgatatgacaaataataaggtcacaggatgacctccttaccaacttccaggtgccttctcctataaatatggagaacctaggagttgataagggttggaaaaaaatagtctctgaatagagatatgctttgtaaccaaatacccagaatatatcaataatattgactagtggagtagaaggattttaaccttcgaaccacttaaaaacgtgtcttgagtcacctagttcattctctaagatcctatatctgtgacggttctatattcagcactaatccctttctcttcttctcttaattacctgttggcaaagaaccgcgtcaacatatatatatatatatatgatccaaAATGGTAATTGactaaaatacaatgttcaaaatggTGTTAACCctaatagaaaacataaattatatgtatttacataatttactttttataaataatttttaaccttttgaataaatacatggtccaaagttaatttttaaaaataaatggtcaaaACGAATGATCtgccaaaatatagtgttcaaataatcgatctatctgatcttatttttaattttttgacaAACATTAGGTCCACAAGTCAATTTTCAAAAATAAAGGGTCCCaatgggtaatcggctaaaatacaaggttcaaaatggtatgaacccttacagaaaacatacattactttttataaagaattttggaatatttgcggcgaaagtacCAAAGTTATtacgtttgtagcacttaagtacccaagttatttttttgCCGGCGAAAGTACCTTCCATTCATATTTTATTGCAGTTTTTTATTTGTCGCCAAGTCCACCACGTGATATCAAATTTGCTTATAACCTGGGTACTTTTGCCGCAAATATCTCATAACTTTTGTACTTTTGCaacacatatttattaaattaagtattttcaccacaaatatttatttaatttggtaCTTTCACCAACATGTTTCAAACACACTTAACAGTTGAAACTGACGGTTGCAACAAAACATGGACGAAATGTACTTTCACCGACAaaaaataacttgggtacttaagtgctacaaacgtaATAATTTGGGTACTTTTACCGCAAATATCCCAATAATTTTTTACTTTTTGAATAAGTACATGGTCCAAacgttaatttttaaaaacaaagggTCAAAACAAgtaatcgactaaaatacaatgttcaaataatcgatctatctattcctatttttaacctaTTACCAAAACACGATGTCTAAAagttagtttttaaaaataaaaggttcAAACGGTTAATCGGCCAAAATAACCCTTACATAGaacataaatttttttatacataatttatatatttttataaaaaaaaccacGCAAAATATATAGTAGCAACAcgtttttgaactttgttttcagtaCTTTAATTATTCAATATTTCTTGAAAACCTACATGAAGTTCGCTATACAATGAACATcatcataaaaaatataaattgtggTCAAGACATCCTCACGTGTCTTTATAAAAAATATGTTGTACGAGTAGCGTAAAAATGAATTCCTACCCCCACAATCTACttaaaaatatttcaaatatatatattgttaataATCACAAAAAATTGAGCTAAGAGGGCCATTATGTTTTctaatttttataataaaatatcactaaattgttAAACCTAAAAACTTTACCTCTTTTAAAAAAAGTCATTTTCTTTACTTGCTTACTCATATAAGCACGCCATCAAATGATTACCACGTCCCCCAACCTCTATTAttgtttatttgttaagaaaGAAATTGGAAGTCTTTTTAAACGTACAAATTTAATAATAAAcagcaaaataaataaataaacgggaagtttttttttttagaacaaCAGGAAGatagttagttaattaattaattaattaggcaAAGTTGTGCTTTGTGGTGTTTGTTATCCAGGGTTGGGGAACTTAAGACCTGCAAAAAGCaggggaacttttttttttttaattgattattttggCCATAAACCTAAATAGTCTCCATCGCTCTCCCTTGGAAAGTTTGATTCTGTTAAAAAACTCTACTGGATTTTCTGTTTTTCTCAAGAAAATCCAACATTTTCCATGAAATTtgtggaaaaaaaaaattcctttctGTAATCCATGAAAGTGATCCTTCTTTGGAATTTTGCTCTTTGTAATACCCGTTTGATAAAGTTTGATGTCTGTGCCAGATAAGGAGATCTCAACCGTTGAAGACTGTGTTGGTGCCGGTGGTGGAAATGGAGGtgatgatggtgatggtgatgatgaCGATGAGAGTGGTGGGGTCCAAGGAAGAGATGAGCAAAAACCGAAGAAGAGAGCCAAATGGCATGGCTGTTATGGGTTTTCAATGAATTTTGGAAAAGCCAGACACTTGGTCCTTGGTCCATTCACCAAGGCCCAAAGAAAACGCTCCAGAAAAACCCATATAAAggcttcttctaattcttctgcACTTGTTGCTGCCCCAAATGCTTCTAGTTCCTCTTCTTCAGGTAAAGGTTGTTGCTTATGTATCAAGAAATCTGGAATTGGGGAATCATCTTTTGGGTCTCCAACTAGTGATCCCAATGATCCAACCTTTACTTATGATGTGCTGAAAGTTTTGATTGAGAGGAATGATTTCTATTCCAAAGAATGCAATTCCCATTTAGATGATTCTAAATCATGTTGTAGAGAATGAGGTCAATTCATATTTTTCTGTTCTATAATTTATTGATGATAACAATGTCTTTGGAAGCAACGCTTCAAAATTTTCTCAAGGAGTTTGAAAAAGATTATACTGAGTTTCTATATTGAGTATAGAAAAGTTTTATGAGGGTGCAGCATCCCTTCGGAGATCATTGAAGACTTGGAAGCCATGTCTTTAAGTCTTCACTGTTTGATGTTTAATTTAGGGTGAGAAAGAGAAAATGTGGGTAGATTTTGACACTTGTTTTTTCACAATAGCTATGGAGAAAGACCAAGCTTGGTCATAAGCTGTTGTTGAGTTGTTCTATAGGTATATAAAACCCGGATGCAACTTTTGATTATGAAATGATTCAAATTTATATAGCcattatatatgtatgtgtgtgtaaTTGCTCCCACTCCACAAGGTTTAAAGTTCCAGTCCCTCCAGGATATCTGGTAATTGTTATAGTTTATTGCTCTTAAAATATTATAGGGTTAGTCCAGGAGCTTAAAATGTGTGGATTCTTGTGTCGTGTTGTGTTGCTCCTGAATAATTAGTTGAAACTTATTGGATTTGATATCTCCTAAAGTGCAGTTTAAGGCTGTCAACCAAATCAGGGCTCATATACTAAACACTGTGCAATTAGATTATGAAGTGACTGTTTTTTTCCTCCTCTTTTGGTATTGTTTTTACATTCGTTGTAGAACGAAAAGAGATATTAAACTTTTGAGTGACATGACTAAGCTCAACTTCTTTCTTGTTCCAATTGGGCAAGAGTTTGAGACACCATACCACAGTTTGTTTTAAGGATAATTATAATTAATCGGATGTACCCAAAGGGACCACTTTGTGTTTGTGGATGGTACTTAACCCATAGCAGATGGATGATATTCATGAGTTGGAAAACAATGTTAGGAATTCTGAGCTCTATATATGGCTGGCCCTTCTCTCTATTATTATAGGATATTTGGATCATAATGCTTGAAAGAAATGCAAtgtaatttaaaaacaaaaaaaaagcatATAACCATACCTGATAACAGTATAGAGAtaacataaaagaaagaaactttTTTTAACCGCTTATAAGTTATTTCAGATCCATGAAGCTTATGGTAGTTTTACTAATTACGGTTTACTGCCGTATGTTATTGTTGTATTAGGGTTGTGCAAAGTTTATCCAATCTAATTCGAATGTTTAGACTTTGAAGATTTAAATTGGATCGGATCGGTTGTTGGATGATATATGTAAAAATTCAATACAACCGAACTGATacaattgtatatatattttaaaaatatatttatttatttaggattatGCTTATAACTTATGTTGCATTTGTACGGTGTTGTACCattttaaacaaattaatttttctatttataatattatgaattatttaaacaGATTTAGCTAAATAAATGCTCAAAAACATTGGATGGATTCAATCCAATCAAATACATAAGCACGCGGGCACATCTAATTGATAGAATTGATCAATTCTAATGGACTATTGGATCAGGCCAGTTGAGACAAGCTAATTGGATTTGATTGGTTGTAAAAACCCAACATCCAATAGATAATTGGATCGGACTTCATTTGCCTAAAAATATTGGATGTGATGTAACAAACATCCTTGATAGAACATTTAGAAAGGGATTTCAATTTCAATAATGTATTTGGTCAAATGATGAGACTCATTATTATTGCCAAGTTGAGGCTTAAATGGTTAGAATTTGAGGTGGGTGGGTGTAAAAGGGgaatatattttgaattttgaaattagtGCATCTGTGAATGTGTATATTTTATATTGAAAACTTAAAGCAATCTGAGCCAAGTTTAGGTGATGGTATATTACTTGGTGAACCAACTAAATGTCTCCTCTTTTCTACAACTTGATCTGCAAAGTGGTCTGGTGTTGAAGATCTCTATATACCTGTATTCCAAATGGTACACACTTTCCTTGTGATCTGAGGTTAATCATAATAGCACTACTTTTGTTTGCTAAAAATCCCACAAAAATGTCAAATTCATTGCTTAAAAACACATAGGCATAGATTTTGATTTTCTTCTGATTTATGTAGAAGGAACAACCATGTTCACACCTCCTTACTAAGTAAAAAAAGTACATTGTATACGACTCTACCAACACACTTGTCTGCACTTGGGATGAAGAGATCACATGATTATACCAAGGCATTACACATAAGTAGATACAAGAAGGAATGTTCCTCAATAGCAAACAAAGACTCCTGTAGATATGAAAGAAGTCTCTCCTTAGTCCTATATATCTATCTATCCATCTAGCTAGCTAACTATTCCTTCATACTTTTAATGGCGTAAAAGGATAACCTTCACTCTATCTAGTTTGACATCTTGCTAATCAAAGCTTTTGAAAGAGACTTATTACAAAAATTCAATGGAACAAGCTCTCATACTCTTGTGCCACTAATTCACAGAAGTTGGAAAAACAATGTGTATTGCCGCTGTGACcaaatatttttgggattttttattGGTGGGGAGAGGAGACAAGGAGAAGGGTGGCCCATATTCTCCTATGTCATTGTTGGGCCGATTCCATTAACATGCGCCCTCATCCTTTTGCACACACACTCACAACTAGTGCCCAGATTCGTTCTCTCAGCAAGATAAAAGAGAGATAAGGATGGCCAGATATACACAAAAGGTAAAGTTATAGATAGGTAAAGCATGTAATGTGGATCTGAAGTGGGCCCcacattttgtttttcttttgggCCTGATGTGGGCCCTACATGGTTATTATTAGAGACTAAATCTGTATAATATAGTAATCATATGATAAAATTATGGGCCGAATCTGATGTTGTTGAGTTGAGCGTGATGACACTCGAAAACGTGAcccacaaaacaaaacaaaaccaaGAGACAGAATTAGAGTTAGATGTGAGTTGATAAAATCTGATCCACAGTTAACAAACAAGATAGACCTTCGCACGTGACCGCTGCAAGTGCCGTAACGCAATCTTTTGTTGGCATTCCAGTCACTGGCATGGGCTATGGACTATGCACTATTCCTTTCCAGTATGTCTctcccccccctctctctctaacTTTACTCACTCAAAAATAGTTACCTTTTGGTATTAATTAAaccttttctttatttatttttaagaccCTTTGATTATTCTAAACCCAAGTTTTGAGTTAGTGTTGGTTAATATCAATTCTCCACTCATTAAATAATAAACAAGTGGTAAAAAACAAGTTCAATcagtgaaaatataattttatctaTCTGGCACGTGCGTATTTTACCTTTTTACAACTTGCAGAAAAGGAAAGTCATGTGTTACTGTACGGTAACCCAATCCCGATTCTccattgtttttttttcaaagcaCAAAACTCAAATACaattaaaaagggttttggtttTGGATTAAATTTCCAGTTTTTAAATCTGGGTTcaacttatttaatttaaatttgagattcaatttttttctttcttttttatccatttacaaaaaaaaaaagaaaggccTTGGGCTATATGCTATATATGGGGGTCGTCAACCAACGCTGTTATCCATCTTTGGAAACCAAACCGCTCTTCCGACGTAGTTTTGGCTTTTCCACTATCCATGTTAAATTTGAGAGTGTTGTCTACTTTATTGCAATATTATATTGTTTATTATACAGCGAAAACCCAATTGAGTAGGTTTATCGTTTTTGTCTCActgaataattatataatatataaaatttatatatatatatgttgtattGCTTAGCACGGGGGTCTGATGGGGAGAGCAGTGGCGAGGTGGGACCACAGACAGCAGAGGCGGTGATCGATATTTTGTGGGTTTTCCAGGAAATGGGAATTTGAGAGTCTGGTTGGCACGGTCGGGAATTTCGTTTCCAAGCTATATTTCACTCGGATTTTGTGCTATTCAAATATGGTTGAAGCTGAAGAGTACTGGGTCTGAGTTAAAGGGGgttctttcctttccttcattTGTTTCTGCTTCCAACTTTTTCTTGACCAGGTTGGACTTCACAAGACTAAAATACTTTTTTTTGCCCATATTTTCCCCCCTTAGTGATCAACCGTTTTCTTTAGTTTATGAGATAGTTGGGTAAGTTTTAGTTTGTTGTTTTGGTTGCGAGTGCCTCTTTTCTTGCTATGATACTGGAAATTAGTATGGCTTACTTTGTGTAGTCTTTTGTAAATTATTAGCTGATACCAACTGTTAAAGTTTgttactatatatataaatatatttatatatatatatatatatatatgtaagtaGATTTTACTGAATGAATATGATTGTCTGTTGTAGTATTTAGATTTGGGTAAGTTTTTTGGATCAAATCATCTGGGGCTTAAGTTAACTCGCTAGTTTAAATCAAGATTTCTTATAATATTACTTGGCCTTTTAGAATCAAAGTTTGTTGATAGAAAGACTTGTAATTTATTTTCAAATGAGCATGCTAATGGTTTCGTATGCTATGTCTTGAATATTTATTTGTTTTCTTATGATACTTTTGTTCTTAATTTAAAGTTTATTTTCCAGCTTCGTTGAAGATGTCTTCGTCAAGACCGAGCCACTCGTCCAGCAATTCAGGGCGATCTAAACACAGTGCTAGAATAGTTGCTCAAACAACTGTTGATGCAAAGCTCCATGCTGAGTTTGAGGAGTCAGGTAGTTCCTTTGACTACACGAGTTCAGTACGTGTTAGCAACTCAGTTTCTGCGGATCTACAACCAAGGTCTGACAAAGTAACCACCGCTTATCTTCACCACATACAAAAAGGCAAGCTGATCCAGCCATTTGGGTGCTTGCTGGCCTTGGATGAGAAAACTTTGAAGGTCATTGCATACAGTGAGAATTCACCTGAAATGCTGACCATGATCAGTCATGCGGTCCCAAGCGTTGGAGATCACCCTGTTCTAGGCATTGGAACAGATATGAGGACCATTTTTACTGCTCCCAGTGCCTCTGCATTGCAAAAGGCcctgggatttggagatgtttctCTATTAAATCCCATATTAGTTCATTGCAAGACCTCTGGAAAGCCCTTTTATGCAATTGTTCACCGGGTAACTGGTAGCTTGATCATTGACTTTGAGCCAGTGAAGCCTTATGAAGTCCCCATGACTGCTGCCGGGGCCCTGCAATCATACAAACTAGCAGCGAAAGCAATTACTAGATTGCAGGCTCTGCCTAGTGGGAGCATGGAAAGGCTTTGTGACACTATGGTCCAAGAGGTCTTTGAACTCACGGGGTATGACAGGGTGATGGCCTATAAATTTCATGATGATGATCACGGGGAGGTGGTGTCTGAGACTGCAAAGCCTGGTCTGGAACCATATTTGGGTTTGCATTACCCAGCTACTGATATTCCTCAAGCTGCAAGATTTTTATTTATGAAAAATAAGGTTCGTATGATTGTTGATTGTTGTGCAAAACATGTTAAGGTGTTTCAGGACGAGAAGCTTCCATTTGATCTAACCTTGTGCGGTTCAACTTTAAGGGCTCCTCACAGCTGCCATTTACAATACATGGAGAACATGAATTCCATTGCTTCTCTGGTTATGGCTGTAGTAGTCAATGATGGAGACGATGAGGGTGACAGCCCTGAATCTGTGCAGCCACAAAAGAGAAAGAGACTCTGGGGTTTAGTTGTGTGCCACAACACAACTCCAAGATTTGTTCCTTTCCCTCTGAGGTATGCCTGTGAGTTCTTGGTTCAAGTATTTGCCATCCATGTGAATAAGGA contains the following coding sequences:
- the LOC133788285 gene encoding uncharacterized protein LOC133788285, translating into MSVPDKEISTVEDCVGAGGGNGGDDGDGDDDDESGGVQGRDEQKPKKRAKWHGCYGFSMNFGKARHLVLGPFTKAQRKRSRKTHIKASSNSSALVAAPNASSSSSSGKGCCLCIKKSGIGESSFGSPTSDPNDPTFTYDVLKVLIERNDFYSKECNSHLDDSKSCCRE